GAGCGGTTCGGCGAAGAGATTGCAGCCGTTATTGTTGAGCCCGTGGCAGGCAATATGGGCGTGGTCCCTCCGCAGCCAGGATTCCTGGAAGGTCTTCGCAAGGTCACTTCTGATTATGGCAGCGTGCTTATTTTTGACGAGGTGATGACCGGATTCCGCGTTGATCTGAACTGCGCGCAAGGCCGTTATGGCGTTACACCGGATTTGACATGCTTGGGCAAGGTGATTGGCGGCGGTCTGCCAGTCGGTGCTTATGGAGGCAAGCGTGAGCTGATGGATCAGATTGCTCCGGCAGGACCGATCTATCAAGCAGGAACGTTAAGCGGTAATCCGCTCGCCATGGCGGCTGGTTACACCACCCTGAAGCTGCTGACGCCTGCCGTCTATGAACAGCTCGAGGAGCGGGGAGCCCGTCTTCAGGCAGGATTTGAGCGTAACGCTCAGGAATTCGGTATCCCGCTTACGATTAACCGGATCGGCTCCATGGTATGTCCATTCTTCACGAATACGCCGGTCGTCAATTTTGATACTGCGAAGACTAGTGACCTGGATCGTTTCCGTCGTTATTTTGCAGCGATGGTACAAGAGGGAGTCAGCGTACCTCCTTCCCAGTTCGAGGGCATGTTTATCTCTGGCGCTCATACGGTAGAAGATATCGATGCTACCATTGAAGCCAACTACAACGCCTTCAAAAGCCTATGAGTTACGGGGGAAATTGGAGCAAACGCGGCGAATGGCTGGAGCTGACGCCGGGTAAGGCGCTATTGAGTCTGCCGGATCGGAACGAAGCCGCTGCCAAGTGGCTTATGGAAACGGTCGGTATGCCCGAGAAGCTGTATCGTAAGCTTCGTCATGAACAGGGGATACAATGGAGAGGGGATCGGCTTCGGCTGGTCCTTTTTCCTTATCGGGATTACGGCATCGAACCGAGATGGCAGGAGCTTGATGTATTGTATGAGGACGATTTTTGCCTGGTTGTGAACAAACCGGCCGGTATGGCGGTCCATCCGGACAACGAGAGCCGCGAGACGACCCTGAATCATGCGGTTGCCGCATATTACGAAGCCGAAGGCATCCATACGGCAGTCCGGCATATTCATCGGCTGGATAAGGATACAACAGGTCCCGTACTGTATGCCAAGAACGAATATGCGCAGCTAAAGCTTGACGAGGACATGCGGGAGAAGAAGATCGTCCGGATATACGCGGCTATCGTTCAGGGGAGGGTCTCTCAGGATCTGAAGAGAATCGATCTGCCGATAGGCAAAGACCGCTATCATTCAAGCCGTCGGAGAGTTTCATTAACCGGGCAGGCTGCAATCACGCATATTCTATCATCCGAGGTGTATCCGAAAGCCAGCCTGCTGCAAATTCGACTGGAAACCGGCCGGACGCATCAGATCCGGGTGCATCTAAGTCATATGGGACACCCGCTTCTGGGAGATTCCTTATACGGAGGACCAGGGGCGTTTCCGCGCCAAGCGCTGCATGGCGAACGTCTGCTATTTACTCATCCTTTCTCGGGCGAGGATATTGAGGTGAATGCACCCTGGCCTCTGGATATGTTGGAGTTAAGAGAGCGAATCATAGAGACATCGGACCGGTAAGAAAACTTGCAAGATCCTGAATGAAGCTGTAACTTTCACGCACAATTCGCAAAAAAGTCATGCTCTCCTATTTTCGGCATATAGATAAATTGAGTGGCAAAACTTAGGCTCATGCCGTGATAACAGATCACGGATAGTATATGCCAAAAAGGAGGACATTCCCGTGTTTGACCAGTCCTACGGATTGCGGTTCGATATTTACGAGCGTATTAATTTAACGGAAGATTTGCCGGGAATCGAAGAATTGGAAGAGGCGGAGTTGATCCCGCATATTCAGGTGATCAGTCAGCAGGACCAGGCTACGCTTCGGGGTCATCTGCTTCTTGCAGGCCTGTATAAAGGTGACACCGAAGCAGGAGAGACGGAGCCGCTCGAACACTGGATCCCGGTTGAAATCACGGTCCCGATGAACCGGGTATCATCATTGGATGACATCGCGGTCGAGATCGAGAATTTTGACGTGGATTTGTTATCCAAACGCAGCTTGAACATTACAGGGGTTCTGTCGCTCAAAGGAATTCAGGCGGCGGCTCCGGGAGCCCGTGACCAAGTATGGGCCAATGAGGAATTCACAGTGGTACATGCTCCTGAAGCGACTGATTTGTATTCGAACGGGGAGCAGCAGTTCGCAGCCAACCCGTACGACCAGCTTCATGGCAGCGGAGCTCATACAGACGCTAACTCACCTTCTCCTTCTTACTTCAACGAGGCTCAGACCAGAGCCCAAGAGTTCGGGACGGATGCGCGCACACAGCAGTATCTGGCATCCTGGGCACAGTATGAGAACCAAACACGGGATTCACAGGACTCAGCAGACAGCACCATTAGCATTTCTAATTCGCCTGAAGCTCGGGATACGGTCGAATATGCCTTACATAATGAGACGGAAGCTCAGGCAGCTGAGTCGTCGATTCCAAGTGTATGGCAATTCGAACGGGCTTCGGTCCAGCCCGAGCCGGAGCAAGAAGATCCAGCAGCCGGTTTTCCGGGTGTCATTGAGCGTAAGGGTGAAGAAGTGGAAGCCGTTCCGGTACTGGAATCACCGGAAACGGAGGAAGTGCAGCCTGTTTTTGCTGAGGAAGAATTCCCTTCGGAGGATATGGATGATATAACGGAAGAGGTTTCCATTAAAGCCGAAGAGGTTCCGACCAAGCCGGAGTTAAAGGTGGCCTTCAACACGAAGAACAGCAGCACAACCAGCGCATCGGGCGTAGGCTTCTCTTCGTTGCTTCAATCGAGCAGAACGGTTCAGGATCAGGATCAAGCCGCTCGGGACGAGGAAGAAGAGACGGAGGAATTGGTTGACTCCGCAACGGCCGAGGACGTGGAGTGGAAGAGTCTGTTCCTGGGTAACCGCCGTGAGGAAACGCCTTTCCGCAAGGTCCGGATGTGCATTGTGCAGCGTGAGGAGACACTCGACGTGATTGCCGAGCGTTATCAACTGACGCCGCGAGAGCTTTTGTTATATAACCGCATGTCCGAGCAGAATGTGGAAGAAGGCCAGGTATTATACATTCCCCAGTAATCAGCGGAGGAAGCGATCGCGTAAGAACAAGCAGGTCAAGGTAGGATATCCTTGGCCTGTTTTTTGTGTTTGGCGGGGAGTCGGTTAGAAGAAGAGGGGAGTCGGACGAGCCGGGGCTTCTTTTTACAATGTATTAGCATTAATTTGGATAGACAGGTATGATGTCTAAATCGTTCGGAAACACTCGAAATATTGACTATATGCAACAACCACGGTATATTTGAATAGTATATGTACAGGTATTCCTAAAGCTAGAACAACGTTGAACGGGAAGAGTAGGAAGGTATGGCCTTCAGAGAGCGGAATTGCTATTATGCGCTGTGAGATTCCGCAGGAACCAGCTTGCCGAAGTCGCCCCGGAGTTGCGGACTTGAGATAGAGTAGGATCGATCGCTACCCTGGTTAGAGTTCGCCGGCCGCAGCCGTTATCTGTGTAAAGTGTCGTGCTTGATCGCAGGCCTTTCATGTTCTTCATGGGAGGACTCGATTCATGAATGATTATAAGCACGAAACAAAGGTGGTACCGCGAGAGAACAGTCTTTCGTCCTTTGAGGACGAAGGGCTTTTTTTGTTTCACGCAAACATGGATATCCATTGCCACGCCCGGAGGCTAAAACGTTACGGGTTGGCAAAACTGATTAACAGTATCGGAGGTACGAAAATATGGATCAAAAACAAAACCAATCCCAGTTAGACATGCCGACGACGTATGATCCGAAGGCAGCCGAACAAAAATGGTATCCGTACTGGAAGGAAGGCGGCTTCTTTGAAGCTGGCAAACGACCGGACGCGGAGCCGTATACGATTGTTATTCCTCCACCAAACGTTACGGGAATGCTTCACATCGGCCATGCCCTTGACTTTACGCTGCAGGATATCCTGATTCGCGTAAAGCGGATGCAGGGCTATGATGCGTTGTGGCTGCCGGGTTCTGACCATGCGGGCATCGCCACGCAAACCAAGGTTGAGCAGAAGCTTCGCGAAGAAGGCGTTACCCGCTACGATCTGGGACGTGAAAAATTCCTGGAGAAAGTGTGGGAGTGGAAGGATCTATATGCGAATACGATCCGTGACCAATGGTCCAAGATCGGCCTGTCCCTCGATTACTCCAGAGAGCGTTTCACGCTCGACGAGGGGTTGTCGGAAGCGGTTCGGGAAGTATTCGTCAAGCTCTATGATAAGGGGCTTATATATCGCGGCAAACGCATTATCAACTGGGACCCGGCTGCTCGCACGGCTTTGTCCGATATCGAAGTGGAGTACAAAGAGGTCAACGGCCATTTGTACCACTTGCAATACCCGCTCAAAGACGGCAGCGGCTCCATTACCGTAGCAACCACCCGCCCGGAGACCATGCTTGGCGATACGGCGGTAGCCGTTCATCCGGAAGATGAGCGCTATAAAGACATGATCGGCAAGACATTGGTCCTGCCTATTGTCGGCCGAGAAATTCCGGTTATTGCCGATGAGTACGTGGAGAAGGATTTCGGCAGCGGAGCGGTTAAAATTACGCCGGCCCATGATCCGAATGACTTCGAAATGGGTCTGAGACATGATCTGCCGCAAATCACCGTGATGGATGAATCCGGGACGATGAATGAATTTGCCGGCAAGTACCAGGGTCTTGACCGAGCAGAATGCCGCAAGCAGATCGTAAGCGACATGAAGGAATCGGGCGTGCTGCTTCGCATCGAAGATCATGTTCATCAGGTTGGCCATAGCGAAAGATCCGGCGCCGTTGTCGAGCCGTATCTGTCGACGCAGTGGTTTGTTAAGATGCAGCCGCTTGCGGAAGCAGCCGTTACTGCGCAGAAATCCGGCAAGGGCGTTAATTTCGTGCCTGACCGGTTCGAGAGAACCTACCTGCATTGGATGGAGAATGTGCGCGATTGGTGCATCTCTCGTCAATTGTGGTGGGGCCACCGGATTCCGGCCTGGTATTCCGAATCCACGGGCGAAGTGGTTGTTGCCATGAATGAAGAGGAAGCGCGCGCGAAGCTTGGCAAGGACGATCTGAGACAGGATGAGGACGTGCTGGATACCTGGTTCAGCTCGGCATTGTGGCCGTTCTCGACCATGGGCTGGCCGAATCTGGACAGTGAGGATTTCAAACGTTATTATCCGACAAGCGTTCTCGTAACGGGGTATGATATTATTCCGTTCTGGGTTTCGCGGATGATTTTCCAAGGGCTTGAATTTACGGATCAAATGCCGTTCAAAGATACGCTTATCCATGGTCTGGTTCGGGATAGCGAAGGCCGCAAGATGTCCAAGTCGCTCGGCAATGGTATCGATCCGCTCGAGGTTATCGAACAGTATGGCGCAGATGCCATGCGTTATATGATATCGACCGGCAGTACGCCGGGTCAGGATCTTCGATTCCGCTGGGAACGTGTGGAACAAGCGCGTAACTTCGCGAACAAGATCTGGAATGCGTCACGTTTTGCACTCATGAATCTGGAGGGCTTCACGGCGGCGGATATCGACATTTCCGGAGAGCTGGGAACGGCCGACCGTTGGATTTTGCATCGTCTGAACGAAACTTCCCGCGACATTACGCGTCTAATTGATGCCTACGAATTTGGCGAGACCGGTCGACTGCTCTACAATTTCATCTGGGATGATCTGTGTGACTGGTATATTGAATTTGCTAAGCTGTCCCTGTACGGCGAGGATCAAGCGGCCAAGAGAAAGACGCAGTCGGTGCTTGCCTATGTGCTGGACCGCACGATGCGCTTGATCCACCCGTTCATGCCGTTCATCTCCGAAGAGATCTGGCAGCATTTGCCGCATGAAGGAGAGACGGTGATGCTGGCTTCATGGCCGACCTATGATGAAGCATTTGAGAATGCGGAAGCCGTTACCGAAATGAACCTGCTGATGGATGTCATCCGTGCTGTACGTAACATCCGGGCGGAAGTAAACGTACCGATGAGCAAAAAAGTAGAACTCCAGTTGAAGCCGGTAAGCGAGCAAATTGCCGGCATCATCGATCGCAATGCGGATTATATTCGCCGCTTCTGCAACACGTCGGAGTATCAATCCTCCCTTGCGCTTGAGGCGCCGGATAAGGCGATGACCGCCGTGGTAACAGGTGTTGAAATGTATCTGCCGCTTGCCGGGTTGATCGATATCGCTCAGGAGATCACGCGTCTGGAGAAGGAAATTCAGCACTTGAACAGCGAAGTCGAGCGTGTGGAGAAGAAGCTGAACAATCCAGGTTTCGTATCGAAAGCACCTGAAAAGGTGATTGAAGAAGAACGGGCGAAGCTTGCGGATTACTCGGACAAACGCAGTAAAGTGATTGCGCGCATCGAAGAACTGAGAGGCTAAAGGGCAAGATGAATCTGGACCAGAAGGTGAGAACGATGGTTGATCATTCGGAAGCTGCAGTGGCAGCTCCGTTCCATACCTATGAGGAAGCGGTAGCTTGGATCAACGGGCTGATTCCGTTTGGAATCCGCCCGGGCATGGATAGAATTCAGCGATTGATGGAGCTTCTCGGCCATCCGGAGCGGCGGTTAAAATTTATTCACGTGGCCGGAACGAATGGAAAAGGCTCCACATGCGCTTTTTTAACAAAGGTTCTGCTTCAAGGGGGATTCACGGTTGGCACCTACACGTCTCCCTATATTACGAAGTTTACCAATCGGTTTCAGTATAACGGCGAGGACATATCGGAAGAGACGCTGCTTGAACTGGCTAATCGCTTAGAGCCGCTTGTAGCCGAAATTGCGGGTTCCGGGCTCGGATCGCCCACTATGTTTGAGGTGTCCACCGCCCTTGCGATACTGTATTACGCCGAGGTATCTTATCCGGACGTGGTGGTATGGGAGACGGGACTTGGCGGTCGTCTGGACGTGACCAATATCGTTCATCCAATCATTTCGGTGATCACGAATATCGGAATGGACCATACCGACGTTCTGGGTGATACCATTCAGGAGATCGCCACGGAAAAGGCTGGCATTATCAAGCCTGGAGTTCCTGTGGTGAGCACGGTAACTCAGCCGGAAGCTGTCGATATTCTGAAACAAACGGTAGCCAAAAACCGTACAAGTCTGTATCTCGTAGATGAACAGTTCTCCTATGAGCGTCTGCGTGGGAACGAAGAAAGCCAGACTTTCCGTTTTAAGGGTCCGTTCCGGGACATGGATCTGGACATCTCGATGCAGGGTGAGCACCAATGCGCCAATGCCGCGCTTGCGATGATGACGCTGGAAGTGCTTCGCCAGTATATGGCTTTCATCGTGGATGATGAAGAATTGCGGAGAGGGTTTAAGGATACTTTCTGGGCGGGAAGACTGGAACAAGTGCAGTCCTCCCCGCGGATTGTTCTCGATGGTGCGCACAACCCCGAAGGGGCTGAAACCTTGGCCAAAAGCTTGCAGCAGATCTATAAGTATCGGAAACTGAACTTAATGATGGGAATGCTGGCAAATAAGCATCATGAATCGTATTTGCAGCATATACTGCCAATAGTGGATACGCTTATCCTGACTGAACCGGATTTCCGGAAGAAACTGGACGCCAAGGCGCTTGGTGACATCGTAGAGCAGGTAAGGGAGAAATACGCCAAACATACACTGCAAATCATCATAGAACCAAATTGGAAAAACGCACTTGAAGAGTTGAAGTCACGGACGGAAGCGGAGGATCTTGGGGTGGTGTCGGGCACGTTGTACCTGATTGCCGACGTGCGTTCCAACCTCCTGGGCCTTTCCGATTCTGAAAAAGGTTGGTGATATCTGTTGAATACATCGGAACATGTTCATTTTATAGGAATTGGCGGCTACGGGATGAGCGCCATTGCAAGAGTTATGCTGGAGATGGGTTATAAAGTCACGGGTTCTGACGTGGCATCGCAAGAATTGACAGAAAAGCTGGCGGCCAAGGGCGCCAAAATATACATTGGACATACCGCCGAGCAAGTCCAGGGCGCGGACCTTGTGGTTTACTCGACGGCATTGTCCCAAGACAACGTGGAGCGGGTCGAGGCAGAGAAGCTGAACATTCCTGTCCTTCACCGTGCGCAGATGCTGGCGCGTCTTCTGAACGAACGCAAAGGGGTTGCCGTAGCGGGTGCGCATGGTAAGACAACCACTTCATCGATGATTGCGCTCGTAATGGAAGAATGCGGCGTCGATCCGACGTTTATTATCGGCGGGGAAATCATGAACGTTGGCACGAATGCCAAAGCTGGTGAAGGCGAGCACGTGGTGGCCGAAGCGGACGAGAGTGACGGTTCATTCCTTCAGTACCACCCTTGGCTCGGCGTTGTTCTGAATATTGAGGCCGATCACTTGGAGAATTACGAAGGGGATTTCAATCGTCTCAAGGCAGCATATGTACAATTCCTGAGCCAAATCAAGGCAGACGGTACGGCCGTGGTTTGCGCCGACGATAACAACATTCAGGCGATTTTGCCTGACCTAAAATGCAATGTGACCACATACGGCATTCATGCGGATGCAGAGTATACGGCAACGAATCTGGTGCTCGGCGACCGTCACGTCAGCTTCACGATGCTTCATAACGGCATGGAGCTGGGTACCGTTGAATTGTCCGTACCGGGTAAACACAATGTCTACAACGCCATGGCTACGGTGATTTGCTGCTTGAAAGGCGGAATCTCGTTCGAAGCGATTGTAGAGGCCATCGTCAAGTTCAACGGAGCTAAGCGCCGCTTCCAGGTGCTGGGCGAAGCTGAAGGCATTCTGGTGATTGACGACTATGCGCATCATCCGACGGAGATCGAGGCTACGATCAGTGCCGCCAAAGCTACAGGCAAACGGATTATTGCCGTATTCCAGCCGCAGCGGTATTCGAGGACCTTTTTCCTTCTGGATGCGTTTAGCCGCGCATTCGGGGAAGCGGACGAGGTGATCATTACCGATATTTATTCTCCTGCCGGCGAGAAGCAGATCGAGGGTATCAGTTCCGGTAAGCTGGTGGAGCTGATTGTCCAGAACAGCAATGCCGGTGCCCGCTATTTGCCTACCAAAGAAGATGTCCTGAGCGATCTCAAAGGTCGCGTAAAAGAAGGCGATCTGGTTCTGACGATGGGTGCGGGCGATATTTGGAAGGTCGGCGCTGCTTTAGCGGAGTCTATTAAAGGCAAGAAGTAAATGGATTGCAAGCATGCTTTGCTGCTTCGATGCAGCAGGGGATTGCATGGGCTTTTGTCTTCGAACGGAGGCAAGCAGCGGATCGATAAGTAGAATACAGGCTGATCAAGATACTTTCTTGATCAGCCTGTTTGTTTTGTTTTTCGCACACTCATAAGTTGCCAAGCTTGATCATATAGCTAGGTGTAGAAGGACAAGTGAGGTGTGTGGATATGAATAAAGCACGAATGACGATTCGCTTCGATCACGATCCGCCAAAAGATAGTCATAAGGATCATATGCGTGAGGAACGGGATTCGTATCAGAAAGTTCCCGCAAGGCGCAATGATCAAGTTGATGACCGTCATCTTGTATTCGACGAGTTTGACTCAACGACTGATCGGTTTACCGATGCGGGCAATTCGTTTGAACATAGGAGCAGCATACAGCATGATCATCTGCGCGTTGTTCCGCCGCTCCGGGAGGAGGACACTCGGGATGTGAACGGACAAGATTGGAGAACATCGCGTCATACCCAATCCAGGGGGCGATTAGCTGAGGAAAGAAGACGTCTGGATCATGTTGAGGGCGGGTCGTTCGGTGACGGGCCTGATCCTGCCGATACATATGACGATATGCGTGAGGTTGAGG
This Paenibacillus sp. JZ16 DNA region includes the following protein-coding sequences:
- the hemL gene encoding glutamate-1-semialdehyde 2,1-aminomutase translates to MSQDLRKEDLSRSAFEEAKLYIPGGVNSPVRAFKSVGLTPIYIDRGEGSRVYDIDGNSFIDYVGSWGPLIMGHAHPEVVEALQETAAKGTSFGAPTLLETKMAKLVCERVPSIEVVRMVNSGTEATMSAIRLARGYTGRSKIIKFEGSYHGHADSLLIKAGSGIATLGLPDSPGVPESVASNTIAVPYNDLESVQLAFERFGEEIAAVIVEPVAGNMGVVPPQPGFLEGLRKVTSDYGSVLIFDEVMTGFRVDLNCAQGRYGVTPDLTCLGKVIGGGLPVGAYGGKRELMDQIAPAGPIYQAGTLSGNPLAMAAGYTTLKLLTPAVYEQLEERGARLQAGFERNAQEFGIPLTINRIGSMVCPFFTNTPVVNFDTAKTSDLDRFRRYFAAMVQEGVSVPPSQFEGMFISGAHTVEDIDATIEANYNAFKSL
- a CDS encoding RluA family pseudouridine synthase, with the translated sequence MSYGGNWSKRGEWLELTPGKALLSLPDRNEAAAKWLMETVGMPEKLYRKLRHEQGIQWRGDRLRLVLFPYRDYGIEPRWQELDVLYEDDFCLVVNKPAGMAVHPDNESRETTLNHAVAAYYEAEGIHTAVRHIHRLDKDTTGPVLYAKNEYAQLKLDEDMREKKIVRIYAAIVQGRVSQDLKRIDLPIGKDRYHSSRRRVSLTGQAAITHILSSEVYPKASLLQIRLETGRTHQIRVHLSHMGHPLLGDSLYGGPGAFPRQALHGERLLFTHPFSGEDIEVNAPWPLDMLELRERIIETSDR
- a CDS encoding LysM peptidoglycan-binding domain-containing protein; the protein is MFDQSYGLRFDIYERINLTEDLPGIEELEEAELIPHIQVISQQDQATLRGHLLLAGLYKGDTEAGETEPLEHWIPVEITVPMNRVSSLDDIAVEIENFDVDLLSKRSLNITGVLSLKGIQAAAPGARDQVWANEEFTVVHAPEATDLYSNGEQQFAANPYDQLHGSGAHTDANSPSPSYFNEAQTRAQEFGTDARTQQYLASWAQYENQTRDSQDSADSTISISNSPEARDTVEYALHNETEAQAAESSIPSVWQFERASVQPEPEQEDPAAGFPGVIERKGEEVEAVPVLESPETEEVQPVFAEEEFPSEDMDDITEEVSIKAEEVPTKPELKVAFNTKNSSTTSASGVGFSSLLQSSRTVQDQDQAARDEEEETEELVDSATAEDVEWKSLFLGNRREETPFRKVRMCIVQREETLDVIAERYQLTPRELLLYNRMSEQNVEEGQVLYIPQ
- a CDS encoding valine--tRNA ligase; this encodes MDQKQNQSQLDMPTTYDPKAAEQKWYPYWKEGGFFEAGKRPDAEPYTIVIPPPNVTGMLHIGHALDFTLQDILIRVKRMQGYDALWLPGSDHAGIATQTKVEQKLREEGVTRYDLGREKFLEKVWEWKDLYANTIRDQWSKIGLSLDYSRERFTLDEGLSEAVREVFVKLYDKGLIYRGKRIINWDPAARTALSDIEVEYKEVNGHLYHLQYPLKDGSGSITVATTRPETMLGDTAVAVHPEDERYKDMIGKTLVLPIVGREIPVIADEYVEKDFGSGAVKITPAHDPNDFEMGLRHDLPQITVMDESGTMNEFAGKYQGLDRAECRKQIVSDMKESGVLLRIEDHVHQVGHSERSGAVVEPYLSTQWFVKMQPLAEAAVTAQKSGKGVNFVPDRFERTYLHWMENVRDWCISRQLWWGHRIPAWYSESTGEVVVAMNEEEARAKLGKDDLRQDEDVLDTWFSSALWPFSTMGWPNLDSEDFKRYYPTSVLVTGYDIIPFWVSRMIFQGLEFTDQMPFKDTLIHGLVRDSEGRKMSKSLGNGIDPLEVIEQYGADAMRYMISTGSTPGQDLRFRWERVEQARNFANKIWNASRFALMNLEGFTAADIDISGELGTADRWILHRLNETSRDITRLIDAYEFGETGRLLYNFIWDDLCDWYIEFAKLSLYGEDQAAKRKTQSVLAYVLDRTMRLIHPFMPFISEEIWQHLPHEGETVMLASWPTYDEAFENAEAVTEMNLLMDVIRAVRNIRAEVNVPMSKKVELQLKPVSEQIAGIIDRNADYIRRFCNTSEYQSSLALEAPDKAMTAVVTGVEMYLPLAGLIDIAQEITRLEKEIQHLNSEVERVEKKLNNPGFVSKAPEKVIEEERAKLADYSDKRSKVIARIEELRG
- a CDS encoding bifunctional folylpolyglutamate synthase/dihydrofolate synthase, which produces MVDHSEAAVAAPFHTYEEAVAWINGLIPFGIRPGMDRIQRLMELLGHPERRLKFIHVAGTNGKGSTCAFLTKVLLQGGFTVGTYTSPYITKFTNRFQYNGEDISEETLLELANRLEPLVAEIAGSGLGSPTMFEVSTALAILYYAEVSYPDVVVWETGLGGRLDVTNIVHPIISVITNIGMDHTDVLGDTIQEIATEKAGIIKPGVPVVSTVTQPEAVDILKQTVAKNRTSLYLVDEQFSYERLRGNEESQTFRFKGPFRDMDLDISMQGEHQCANAALAMMTLEVLRQYMAFIVDDEELRRGFKDTFWAGRLEQVQSSPRIVLDGAHNPEGAETLAKSLQQIYKYRKLNLMMGMLANKHHESYLQHILPIVDTLILTEPDFRKKLDAKALGDIVEQVREKYAKHTLQIIIEPNWKNALEELKSRTEAEDLGVVSGTLYLIADVRSNLLGLSDSEKGW
- the murC gene encoding UDP-N-acetylmuramate--L-alanine ligase, producing MNTSEHVHFIGIGGYGMSAIARVMLEMGYKVTGSDVASQELTEKLAAKGAKIYIGHTAEQVQGADLVVYSTALSQDNVERVEAEKLNIPVLHRAQMLARLLNERKGVAVAGAHGKTTTSSMIALVMEECGVDPTFIIGGEIMNVGTNAKAGEGEHVVAEADESDGSFLQYHPWLGVVLNIEADHLENYEGDFNRLKAAYVQFLSQIKADGTAVVCADDNNIQAILPDLKCNVTTYGIHADAEYTATNLVLGDRHVSFTMLHNGMELGTVELSVPGKHNVYNAMATVICCLKGGISFEAIVEAIVKFNGAKRRFQVLGEAEGILVIDDYAHHPTEIEATISAAKATGKRIIAVFQPQRYSRTFFLLDAFSRAFGEADEVIITDIYSPAGEKQIEGISSGKLVELIVQNSNAGARYLPTKEDVLSDLKGRVKEGDLVLTMGAGDIWKVGAALAESIKGKK